One stretch of Streptomyces sp. NBC_01142 DNA includes these proteins:
- the moaA gene encoding GTP 3',8-cyclase MoaA codes for MLIDTFGRVATDLRVSLTDRCNLRCSYCMPEEGLQWLAKPDLLSDDEIVRLISIAVTDLGITEVRFTGGEPLLRPGLVGIVERCAALKPRPQMSLTTNGIGLKRTATALKAAGLDRVNVSLDTLRPDVFKTLTRRDRHHDVLDGLEAARAAGLTPVKVNTVLMPGLNDDEAPDLLAWAVANDYELRFIEQMPLDAQHGWKRDGMITAGDILESLRTRFTLTEEGDDERGSAPAERWIVDGGPHRVGVIASVTRPFCSACDRTRLTADGQVRTCLFAREETDLRAALRSDAPDAEISRIWKLAMWGKKAGSGLDDPTFLQPDRPMSAIGG; via the coding sequence GTGCTCATCGACACCTTTGGCCGTGTGGCCACTGACCTGCGTGTTTCGCTCACGGATCGGTGCAATCTGCGGTGTTCGTACTGTATGCCGGAAGAGGGTCTGCAGTGGCTCGCCAAGCCGGATCTGCTCAGTGACGACGAGATCGTCCGGCTGATAAGCATCGCCGTCACCGACCTCGGCATCACCGAGGTCCGCTTCACCGGCGGGGAGCCGCTGCTGCGGCCCGGCCTGGTCGGGATAGTCGAGCGGTGTGCCGCGCTGAAGCCCCGCCCCCAGATGTCGCTGACCACCAATGGCATCGGGCTCAAGCGGACGGCGACCGCGCTCAAGGCCGCCGGCCTGGACCGTGTCAATGTCTCGCTCGACACCCTGCGGCCCGATGTCTTCAAGACCCTCACCCGCCGCGACCGTCACCACGATGTGCTGGACGGCCTGGAGGCCGCCCGTGCCGCGGGCCTCACCCCGGTCAAGGTCAATACGGTCCTGATGCCGGGGCTCAACGACGACGAGGCCCCCGACCTGCTCGCCTGGGCCGTGGCGAACGACTACGAGCTGCGCTTCATCGAGCAGATGCCGCTCGACGCCCAGCACGGCTGGAAGCGCGACGGAATGATCACCGCGGGGGACATCCTCGAGTCTCTGCGTACGCGCTTCACACTCACCGAGGAGGGCGACGACGAGCGCGGCTCCGCGCCGGCCGAGCGCTGGATCGTGGACGGCGGTCCGCACCGGGTCGGGGTCATCGCTTCCGTCACCCGCCCGTTCTGCAGCGCCTGCGACCGCACCCGGCTCACTGCCGACGGCCAGGTGCGCACCTGCCTCTTCGCCCGCGAGGAGACGGACCTGCGCGCCGCGCTGCGCTCGGACGCGCCCGACGCGGAGATCTCCCGCATATGGAAGCTGGCGATGTGGGGCAAAAAGGCCGGCTCGGGCCTCGACGACCCGACGTTCCTGCAGCCCGACCGCCCGATGTCAGCGATCGGCGGCTGA
- a CDS encoding cation acetate symporter: MSATVQLAVEGAGEHRPLIITLFGVFVAATLAITVWAGRQTKSASDFYAGGRQFTAFQNGLAVSGDYMSAASFLGIAGAIALFGYDGFLYSIGFLVAWLVALLLVAEPLRNSGRYTMGDVLAYRMRQRPVRTAAGTSTIVVSIFYLLAQMAGAGVLVSLLLGITSDAGKIVIVGLVGVLMIVYVTIGGMKGTTWVQMVKAVLLIAGTLLITFLVLLKFNFNLSDLLGTAASNSGKGAAFLEPGLKYGATATSKLDFLSLGIALVLGTAGLPHILIRFYTVPTAKAARKSVIWAIGIIGAFYLMTIALGFGAAALIKPEAIIAQNPAGNTAAPQLAEVIGGGIGSTGGAILLAVISAVAFATILAVVAGLTLASSSSFAHDIYANVIRKGNATEKEEMRAARWATVAIGVVSIALGALARDLNVAGLVALAFAVAASANLPTILYSLFWKRFTTQGALWSIYGGLISSVVLVLFSPVVSGNPKTSMFKGVDFHWFPLENPGLVSIPLGFLLGWLGSVLGKEEPDKGKYAELEVKSLTGTGAH, encoded by the coding sequence ATGAGCGCCACCGTCCAGCTCGCCGTCGAGGGCGCCGGCGAACACCGGCCGCTGATCATCACACTGTTCGGGGTCTTCGTCGCCGCGACCCTGGCCATCACGGTCTGGGCCGGCCGCCAGACCAAGAGCGCATCCGACTTCTACGCGGGCGGCCGCCAGTTCACCGCTTTCCAGAACGGACTCGCGGTCTCCGGCGACTACATGTCGGCCGCGTCCTTCCTCGGCATCGCCGGCGCCATCGCTCTCTTCGGGTACGACGGCTTCCTGTACTCCATCGGCTTCCTGGTCGCCTGGCTGGTCGCCCTGCTGCTGGTCGCCGAACCGCTGCGCAACTCCGGCCGCTACACGATGGGTGACGTCCTCGCGTACCGCATGCGCCAGCGCCCGGTCCGTACCGCCGCCGGTACCTCGACCATCGTCGTCTCGATCTTCTATCTGCTCGCGCAGATGGCAGGCGCGGGCGTGCTCGTCTCGCTGCTGCTCGGGATCACCAGCGATGCCGGAAAGATCGTGATCGTCGGCCTGGTCGGCGTCCTGATGATCGTCTACGTCACCATCGGCGGTATGAAGGGCACCACCTGGGTGCAGATGGTGAAGGCCGTACTGCTCATCGCGGGCACGCTCCTCATCACCTTCCTGGTGCTGCTGAAGTTCAACTTCAACCTCTCCGACCTGCTCGGCACGGCGGCATCGAACAGCGGCAAGGGGGCGGCCTTCCTGGAGCCGGGCCTCAAGTACGGCGCCACCGCCACCTCGAAGCTGGACTTCCTCTCGCTCGGTATCGCGCTGGTCCTGGGCACCGCGGGTCTGCCGCACATCCTGATCCGCTTCTACACCGTGCCCACGGCCAAGGCCGCCCGTAAGTCGGTGATCTGGGCGATCGGCATCATCGGAGCCTTCTACCTGATGACCATCGCGCTCGGCTTCGGCGCCGCCGCGCTGATCAAGCCCGAGGCGATCATCGCCCAGAACCCCGCGGGCAATACCGCGGCCCCGCAGCTCGCCGAGGTCATCGGCGGCGGCATCGGTTCCACCGGCGGCGCGATCCTGCTCGCGGTGATCTCCGCGGTCGCCTTCGCCACCATCCTCGCTGTGGTCGCCGGACTCACCCTGGCGTCGTCGTCCTCGTTCGCGCACGACATCTACGCCAACGTCATCCGCAAGGGCAACGCCACCGAGAAGGAGGAGATGAGGGCCGCCCGCTGGGCGACCGTCGCCATCGGTGTCGTCTCCATCGCGCTCGGCGCGCTCGCCCGTGACCTGAACGTCGCCGGTCTGGTCGCTCTCGCCTTCGCGGTCGCCGCATCGGCCAACCTGCCGACGATCCTCTACAGCCTCTTCTGGAAGAGGTTCACCACACAGGGCGCCCTGTGGTCCATCTACGGCGGCCTGATCTCCTCCGTGGTGCTGGTGCTGTTCTCGCCGGTCGTCTCCGGCAACCCGAAGACGTCGATGTTCAAGGGCGTCGACTTCCACTGGTTCCCGCTGGAGAACCCGGGCCTCGTCTCGATCCCGCTGGGCTTCCTGCTCGGCTGGCTCGGCTCTGTCCTGGGCAAGGAGGAGCCCGACAAGGGCAAGTACGCGGAGCTCGAGGTCAAGTCCCTCACCGGCACCGGCGCCCACTGA
- a CDS encoding DUF485 domain-containing protein: MATHAPPSNGGTDNGPAQPTTEEFVEVQESAEFGELRRTYRSFAFPLTVAFIAWYLLYVLLSNYAGGFMGTKLFGNINVAFVFGLAQFATTFLIAWFYSRFAAAKLDPKGEAIKSRMEADV, from the coding sequence GTGGCTACCCATGCACCGCCGTCCAACGGCGGTACGGACAACGGTCCAGCTCAGCCCACGACGGAGGAGTTCGTCGAGGTGCAGGAGAGTGCGGAATTCGGCGAACTGCGCCGCACATACCGCTCCTTCGCCTTCCCCCTGACCGTCGCCTTCATCGCCTGGTACCTGCTGTACGTCCTGCTGTCCAACTACGCCGGCGGCTTCATGGGCACCAAGCTCTTCGGCAACATCAACGTGGCCTTCGTCTTCGGACTCGCCCAGTTCGCCACCACCTTCCTCATCGCCTGGTTCTACTCGCGTTTCGCCGCCGCGAAGCTCGACCCGAAGGGCGAAGCGATCAAGTCCCGCATGGAGGCCGACGTATGA